A single region of the Liolophura sinensis isolate JHLJ2023 chromosome 9, CUHK_Ljap_v2, whole genome shotgun sequence genome encodes:
- the LOC135475095 gene encoding leucine-rich repeat and coiled-coil domain-containing protein 1-like, whose amino-acid sequence MYDIDLECAELCLIDSGIKSLRDIPLGRQLCVLNLHNNSIPRIEGLDALCNLKHLDLSSNRIEKIEGLGGLHSLRTLNLSCNRLKVVEGLQNLRCLVKLNLSYNQIEDVSGFASLWGNGYKLSHIEIHGNYVQSVNRFIETLTGCVNVQCLIVRQGPSSNPLCNQPDYRERVLRGLPQLQVLDGLTRDGQQARSSDAVDNIPGENWDHLHKGIVSLS is encoded by the exons ATGTATGACATTGATCTAGAATGCGCTGAGCTTTGTCTCATTGACTCTGGAATCAAATCACTGAGGGACATACCTCTTGGGAGACAGCTTTGTGTTCTAAATCTTCACAACAATTCCATTCCGAGGATTGAAGGGCTTGATGCCTTGTGTAATCTAAAACATCTGGACCTGTCGTCCAATAGAATTGAAAAGATAGAAGGACTTGGTGGGTTGCACTCTTTAAGAACATTGAACTTGTCTTGTAACAGACTTAAAGTTGTGGAAGGGCTTCAGAACCTCAG ATGTTTGGTGAAGCTGAATTTAAGTTATAACCAAATTGAGGATGTTTCTGGATTTGCCTCCCTGTGGGGGAATGGTTATAAACTGTCACACATAGAAATCCATGGCAACTACGTGCAGAGTGTCAACAGATTCATCGAAACCCTGACTGGATGTGTGAAtgttcagtgtttaattgtgaGACAGGGACCCTCCTCTAACCCCCTCTGTAACCAGCCAG ATTATAGAGAACGTGTCCTAAGAGGGTTGCCTCAGCTTCAGGTGTTAGATGGTCTGACCAGAGATGGACAGCAGGCTCGGTCCTCAGATGCAGTGGACAACATTCCAGGTGAGAACTGGGATCATTTGCACAAAGGGATAGTGAGCCtgagttga